From a region of the Pyxidicoccus xibeiensis genome:
- a CDS encoding PqqD family protein produces the protein MGDLMEAVPRLHPAAAVQRVRGQLVVLGPDETLHTFEDDTTGTVSEVAERIVELVDGRRTVGDIAAVLCEEFEVEGAVCRHDTSRFVALLVERQVLVLGATAAGSSAPKRE, from the coding sequence ATGGGCGACCTGATGGAGGCCGTGCCCCGGCTCCACCCGGCGGCCGCGGTGCAGCGCGTGCGCGGGCAGCTGGTCGTGCTGGGGCCGGACGAGACGCTTCACACCTTCGAGGACGACACCACGGGCACGGTGTCCGAGGTGGCGGAGCGAATCGTGGAGCTGGTCGACGGCCGCCGGACGGTGGGGGACATCGCCGCGGTGCTGTGTGAGGAATTCGAGGTGGAGGGGGCCGTGTGCCGACACGACACGTCCCGCTTCGTGGCGCTCCTGGTGGAGCGACAGGTGCTGGTGCTCGGCGCGACAGCGGCCGGGTCCTCGGCCCCAAAGAGGGAGTGA
- a CDS encoding cytochrome c oxidase assembly factor Coa1 family protein — protein sequence MDRMPEGSMAPQRGWWSRNWKWMVPVGCLGVLASCGCLGAMLVGTSLTSILQGPPRTEAEAIATSDEEVRARLGPPIDVDWPRESFVHKNNGRTRAKYSIPLDGAKADGTLHVEAEQDDGGPWRYSTLEVELEDGTRIDLRDVANPAPRDAPAEDFPPPTPKAPVPPELPLGDEPPGRDGAQEEAPPREGGSDIEL from the coding sequence ATGGACAGGATGCCGGAGGGCTCGATGGCGCCCCAGCGGGGCTGGTGGAGCCGCAACTGGAAGTGGATGGTGCCCGTGGGGTGCCTTGGAGTCCTGGCCTCGTGCGGCTGCCTGGGCGCCATGCTCGTGGGCACGAGCTTGACCTCCATCCTCCAGGGGCCCCCGCGGACCGAAGCGGAGGCCATCGCCACGTCGGACGAGGAGGTGCGCGCCCGGCTGGGCCCGCCCATCGACGTCGACTGGCCCCGCGAGTCCTTCGTGCACAAGAACAACGGCCGCACCCGCGCGAAGTACTCGATTCCCCTCGACGGCGCCAAGGCCGACGGCACCCTGCACGTGGAGGCGGAGCAGGACGACGGCGGCCCGTGGCGCTACTCCACCCTCGAAGTCGAGCTGGAGGACGGCACCCGCATCGACCTGCGGGACGTGGCGAACCCGGCCCCCCGGGACGCGCCCGCGGAGGACTTCCCGCCGCCCACCCCGAAGGCCCCCGTCCCGCCGGAGCTGCCCCTGGGAGACGAGCCCCCGGGCCGCGACGGCGCGCAGGAAGAGGCGCCTCCGCGCGAGGGCGGCAGCGACATCGAGCTGTAG
- a CDS encoding electron transfer flavoprotein subunit alpha/FixB family protein, with amino-acid sequence MPTVLIIAEQQPDGSLRKATLNAIGAGKQLAEKAGGELHIALVGKDPAKVADELKGTGAKAVHVGAAPELEHYLAETYAPALAALVQELKADYVGMASTAQGKDLMPRLAARLRAAMATDVMAFNGGGADITFTRPMWAGNVFAEVKLTTPVKVFTLRATEFTAAAGGGSAEVKTFTPKVEASKTKFVDFKEVKSARPELTEARVVVSGGRGTKGDFKEIEALADDLGAAVGASRAVCDAGWVPNDLQVGQTGKVVAPALYIAAGISGAIQHLAGMKSSKTIVAINKDPEAPIFQVADYGIVADLFKVLPELRAELGKLK; translated from the coding sequence ATGCCAACTGTTCTCATCATCGCCGAGCAGCAGCCGGACGGCAGCCTCCGCAAGGCCACCCTCAACGCCATTGGTGCGGGCAAGCAGCTGGCCGAAAAGGCCGGCGGCGAGCTGCACATCGCCCTGGTGGGCAAGGACCCCGCGAAGGTCGCGGACGAGCTCAAGGGCACCGGCGCCAAGGCCGTGCACGTGGGCGCCGCGCCCGAGCTGGAGCACTACCTCGCCGAGACGTACGCCCCGGCCCTGGCCGCGCTGGTCCAGGAGCTGAAGGCGGACTACGTGGGCATGGCCTCCACGGCGCAGGGCAAGGACCTGATGCCCCGCCTGGCCGCGCGCCTGCGCGCCGCCATGGCCACCGACGTCATGGCCTTCAACGGCGGCGGCGCGGACATCACCTTCACGCGCCCCATGTGGGCCGGCAACGTCTTCGCCGAGGTGAAGCTCACCACGCCGGTGAAGGTGTTCACCCTGCGCGCCACCGAGTTCACCGCCGCCGCCGGTGGGGGCTCCGCCGAGGTGAAGACCTTCACCCCGAAGGTGGAGGCCTCCAAGACGAAGTTCGTCGACTTCAAGGAAGTGAAGAGCGCCCGCCCCGAGCTGACCGAGGCGCGCGTCGTCGTCTCCGGCGGCCGTGGCACCAAGGGCGACTTCAAGGAGATCGAAGCGCTGGCGGATGACCTGGGCGCCGCGGTGGGCGCGTCCCGCGCGGTGTGCGACGCGGGCTGGGTTCCCAACGACTTGCAGGTCGGCCAGACGGGCAAGGTGGTGGCTCCGGCGCTCTACATCGCGGCGGGCATCAGCGGCGCCATCCAGCACCTGGCGGGCATGAAGAGCTCGAAGACCATCGTCGCCATCAACAAGGACCCCGAGGCCCCCATCTTCCAGGTGGCGGACTACGGCATCGTGGCGGACCTCTTCAAGGTGCTGCCCGAGCTGCGCGCGGAGCTGGGCAAGCTGAAGTAG
- a CDS encoding electron transfer flavoprotein subunit beta/FixA family protein translates to MKILVTAKRVEDPESKIKVKPDGSGIVQEGLKYKINPFDEIGVEEGLRLVAKHQGEVVVVSIGGKEVQEQLRHALAMGAHRAVWVNHTGPLDQLAIAGLLQKVVEKEKPDLVILGKQSIDDDQNQVGQYLAEFLGWGQATFASKVESAESEQEKNKVPALVVSADGKSVRVIREVDNGLATVECQLPAVVTTDLRLNQPRYASLPGIMKAKSKPIEELTPAKLAVDVTPAIQVLKMSAPPARKAGIKVADVPALVEKLHNEAKVV, encoded by the coding sequence GTGAAGATCCTCGTCACCGCCAAGCGCGTGGAAGACCCTGAGTCGAAGATCAAGGTAAAGCCGGATGGCTCGGGCATCGTTCAGGAGGGGCTCAAGTACAAGATCAACCCCTTCGACGAGATTGGCGTCGAAGAGGGCCTGCGCCTGGTGGCGAAGCACCAGGGCGAAGTCGTGGTGGTGTCCATCGGTGGCAAGGAGGTGCAGGAGCAGCTCCGGCACGCCCTGGCCATGGGCGCCCACCGCGCGGTGTGGGTGAACCACACGGGCCCGCTGGACCAGCTCGCCATCGCCGGCCTGCTCCAGAAGGTCGTGGAGAAGGAGAAGCCGGACCTCGTCATCCTCGGCAAGCAGTCCATCGACGACGACCAGAACCAGGTCGGCCAGTACCTCGCCGAGTTCCTGGGCTGGGGCCAGGCCACGTTCGCCTCCAAGGTGGAGTCCGCGGAGAGCGAGCAGGAGAAGAACAAGGTGCCGGCGCTCGTGGTCAGCGCGGACGGCAAGAGCGTGCGCGTCATCCGCGAGGTCGACAACGGGCTGGCCACGGTGGAGTGCCAGCTGCCGGCCGTCGTCACCACGGACCTGCGCCTCAACCAGCCGCGCTACGCCAGCCTCCCCGGCATCATGAAGGCCAAGAGCAAGCCCATTGAGGAGCTGACGCCGGCCAAGCTGGCCGTGGACGTCACCCCGGCCATCCAGGTGCTGAAGATGTCGGCCCCCCCCGCGCGCAAGGCGGGCATCAAGGTGGCGGACGTCCCGGCGCTGGTGGAGAAGCTCCACAACGAGGCGAAGGTCGTCTGA
- a CDS encoding acyl-CoA dehydrogenase family protein, giving the protein MEFQLTDDQRALQEAARKYAREVVRPKAAHYDETATFPRDLLSTAWELGLLNMAIPTEYGGVGLSHLDQTIVAEELSWGCAGVATSIIANDLANLPIILHGTEDQKKRLLSHFAERVKFSSFCLTEPEAGSDVASMQTTAVRDGDHYVLNGAKCFITNGGQAEQYTVFATVDKAKKHKGITCFVVEGRPKGLTPSKHENKMGQRASETVSLTFEDVRVPVANRIGEEGQGFAVAMATLDNSRPLTAMFSVGIARAALEYSMEYASQRKTFGKPIIEHQAIQFMIADMAMNTHAARMLTYESAWLLDEGKRNTLQSSYAKCFAADMAMKVATDAVQVYGGYGYIKEYPVEKLMRDAKLIQVYEGTSQVQRLVIARELFK; this is encoded by the coding sequence ATGGAATTCCAGCTCACCGACGACCAGCGCGCCCTGCAGGAAGCCGCGCGCAAGTATGCCCGCGAGGTCGTCCGCCCCAAGGCCGCCCACTACGACGAGACGGCCACCTTCCCCAGGGACTTGCTGTCCACCGCGTGGGAGCTGGGCCTCTTGAACATGGCCATCCCCACCGAGTACGGCGGCGTGGGCCTGTCGCACCTGGACCAGACCATCGTCGCGGAGGAGCTGAGCTGGGGCTGTGCTGGCGTGGCGACGTCCATCATCGCCAACGACCTGGCCAACCTGCCCATCATCCTCCACGGCACGGAGGACCAGAAGAAGCGCCTGCTGTCCCACTTCGCCGAGCGCGTGAAGTTCTCCTCCTTCTGTCTCACGGAGCCGGAGGCGGGCAGCGACGTGGCCAGCATGCAGACGACCGCCGTGCGCGACGGTGACCACTACGTGCTCAACGGCGCCAAGTGCTTCATCACCAACGGCGGCCAGGCCGAGCAGTACACGGTGTTCGCCACGGTGGACAAGGCGAAGAAGCACAAGGGCATCACCTGCTTCGTGGTGGAGGGCCGTCCCAAGGGCCTCACCCCCAGCAAGCACGAGAACAAGATGGGCCAGCGCGCCAGCGAGACGGTGTCGCTGACCTTCGAGGACGTGCGCGTCCCGGTGGCCAACCGCATCGGCGAGGAGGGCCAGGGCTTCGCCGTGGCCATGGCCACGCTGGACAACAGCCGCCCGCTCACCGCCATGTTCTCCGTGGGCATCGCCCGCGCCGCGCTCGAGTACTCCATGGAGTACGCCAGCCAGCGCAAGACGTTCGGCAAGCCCATCATCGAGCACCAGGCCATCCAGTTCATGATTGCCGACATGGCCATGAACACCCACGCCGCGCGCATGCTCACCTACGAGAGCGCCTGGCTGCTGGACGAGGGCAAGCGCAACACCCTCCAGTCCAGCTACGCCAAGTGCTTCGCCGCGGACATGGCCATGAAGGTCGCCACCGACGCCGTCCAGGTCTACGGCGGCTACGGCTACATCAAGGAGTACCCCGTGGAGAAGCTGATGCGCGACGCCAAGCTCATCCAGGTCTACGAGGGCACCAGCCAGGTCCAGCGGCTCGTCATCGCTCGCGAACTGTTCAAGTAG
- the fsa gene encoding fructose-6-phosphate aldolase produces the protein MKFFIDSADVEEIRKAHAMGCVDGVTTNPSLLAKVGRGLEETIREICSIVDGPISAECVSLEADELVKEGRGLAKIHDNVVVKIPMGVEGMKAVKALTAEGIRTNVTLCFSANQALLCAKAGATYVSPFVGRLDDISQDGMDLIAHILEIYQNYDFNTQVLVASVRNPVHVLQAARMGADVATLPYSVITQLANHPLTDAGIKKFLADWEKVPKAAKPPAANK, from the coding sequence ATGAAGTTCTTCATCGACAGCGCCGACGTCGAGGAGATCCGCAAGGCCCATGCGATGGGCTGCGTGGACGGCGTCACTACCAACCCTTCGCTCCTGGCCAAGGTGGGACGCGGCCTGGAGGAGACCATCCGGGAAATCTGCTCCATCGTGGACGGCCCCATCAGCGCCGAGTGCGTCTCGCTGGAGGCGGACGAGCTGGTGAAGGAGGGCCGCGGCCTGGCGAAGATTCACGACAACGTCGTCGTGAAGATTCCCATGGGCGTGGAGGGCATGAAGGCCGTCAAGGCCCTCACCGCCGAGGGCATCCGCACCAACGTCACCCTCTGCTTCTCCGCCAACCAGGCCCTGCTGTGCGCCAAGGCGGGCGCCACCTACGTGTCGCCCTTCGTGGGCCGGCTGGACGACATCTCCCAGGACGGCATGGACCTCATCGCCCACATCCTGGAGATCTACCAGAACTACGACTTCAACACGCAGGTGCTGGTCGCCAGCGTGCGCAACCCGGTGCACGTGCTCCAGGCCGCGCGCATGGGCGCGGACGTGGCCACGCTGCCCTACAGCGTCATCACCCAGCTGGCCAACCACCCGCTCACCGACGCGGGCATCAAGAAGTTCCTGGCCGACTGGGAGAAGGTCCCCAAGGCCGCCAAGCCCCCGGCGGCCAACAAGTAG
- a CDS encoding KpsF/GutQ family sugar-phosphate isomerase gives MARSPRSVAKKPRLRALPGRPAQAPASVPETEATLAYARGVLEAEARAILGVTERLGDAFLRAVQLVRECKSQVVVTGMGKAGHIGQKLSATLASTGIRSVYLHPAEAVHGDLGRVARGDVILALSNSGSTEELVRLLPAFKRMATPVIALTGDAESPLARGSEVVLDIGPIEEACPMGLVPTASTAALHALGDALAMAVLRSRPFGTEDYALLHPGGKLGRSVQRVFELMRSGPANPLVRDTAPLSEVVGVMTKTPGRPGAACVVDRAGKLVGIFTDGDLRRRVEDGLTDFTIPVRDVMGKHPRCVTPETLVLAATAQMRELRVDQLPVVDVEGRAVGLLDVQDLLAAKFV, from the coding sequence ATGGCCCGCTCCCCCCGCTCCGTCGCCAAGAAGCCTCGCCTGCGCGCGCTCCCCGGCCGCCCTGCCCAGGCACCTGCCTCCGTCCCCGAAACCGAGGCCACGCTCGCCTACGCCCGGGGCGTGCTGGAGGCCGAGGCCCGCGCCATCCTCGGCGTCACCGAGCGACTGGGGGACGCGTTCCTGCGCGCCGTGCAGCTGGTGCGCGAGTGCAAGAGCCAGGTGGTGGTGACGGGCATGGGCAAGGCGGGCCACATCGGCCAGAAGCTGTCCGCCACGCTGGCCTCCACGGGCATCCGCTCGGTGTACCTCCACCCCGCCGAGGCGGTGCACGGAGACCTGGGCCGCGTGGCGCGCGGGGACGTCATCCTCGCGCTGTCCAACAGCGGCTCCACCGAGGAGCTGGTGCGGCTTCTGCCCGCCTTCAAGCGCATGGCCACGCCCGTCATCGCCCTCACGGGCGACGCGGAGAGCCCGCTGGCGCGCGGCTCCGAGGTGGTGCTGGACATCGGCCCGATTGAAGAGGCCTGCCCCATGGGGCTGGTGCCCACCGCGTCCACCGCGGCGCTGCACGCACTGGGAGACGCGCTGGCCATGGCGGTGCTGCGCTCGCGGCCCTTCGGCACGGAGGACTACGCGCTGCTGCACCCGGGCGGGAAGCTGGGGCGCTCCGTGCAGCGCGTCTTCGAGCTGATGCGCTCCGGCCCCGCCAACCCGCTGGTGCGCGACACCGCGCCCCTGTCCGAGGTGGTGGGGGTGATGACGAAGACGCCGGGCCGGCCGGGCGCCGCGTGCGTGGTGGACCGCGCCGGGAAGCTGGTGGGCATCTTCACCGACGGAGACCTGCGCCGCCGCGTGGAGGACGGGCTCACCGACTTCACCATCCCCGTGCGCGACGTCATGGGGAAGCACCCCCGCTGCGTGACGCCGGAGACGCTGGTGCTCGCCGCCACCGCGCAGATGCGCGAGCTGAGGGTAGACCAGCTCCCCGTGGTGGACGTGGAGGGCCGCGCCGTGGGCCTGCTCGACGTGCAGGACCTGCTGGCCGCGAAGTTCGTCTGA
- a CDS encoding RNA polymerase sigma factor, which yields MSEPEDEVARTEGYYRRYGEAVHRRCRRLLGDDALAWDMTQEVFLRAHAHLGQVGSASSPLSWLLTVADRQCFSVLRRRRTEAASALTLRAPSVGLGVAPDDALERLLVDADLVRHVLAHCPEDVQRIVAHRFLDELEQEQIASLLDVSRKTVQRKLQSFFDTARRLLDVPSAVPRKGTAPA from the coding sequence TTGAGCGAGCCGGAAGACGAGGTCGCGCGAACCGAGGGTTACTACCGCCGCTACGGTGAGGCCGTTCACCGGCGCTGCCGTCGGCTGCTGGGCGATGACGCGCTGGCGTGGGACATGACGCAGGAGGTGTTCCTGCGCGCCCACGCACACCTCGGACAGGTGGGCAGTGCCAGCTCGCCGCTGTCCTGGCTGCTCACGGTGGCCGACCGCCAGTGCTTCTCGGTACTGCGCAGGCGCCGCACCGAGGCCGCCAGCGCACTGACGCTCCGAGCTCCCTCCGTGGGGCTCGGCGTCGCTCCGGATGATGCGCTGGAGCGACTGCTGGTGGACGCGGACCTGGTGCGCCACGTGCTCGCCCACTGCCCGGAGGACGTGCAGCGCATCGTCGCGCATCGCTTCCTGGATGAACTGGAGCAGGAGCAGATTGCCTCGCTGCTCGACGTGTCCCGCAAGACGGTGCAGCGCAAGCTCCAGTCCTTCTTCGATACGGCGCGACGGCTGCTGGACGTCCCCAGCGCCGTCCCGCGGAAAGGAACCGCCCCCGCATGA
- a CDS encoding caspase family protein — translation MALAVALLATVPAHAESRFSLSVGHNVGRGTDEPLRWAERDAERMDTLFSQLGGVPEDRRILLRGEDPATVRLALARVRGRIEEARRMGERTLLFFFYSGHGDETALHLGGAPLPLAELQRLLADIPTTVTIAVLDACHSGAMVRGRSKGMKSAPAFDVSFVRQVGPEGRVLITSAGAHEVAQESDSLQGSYFTHHLVSGLRGAADVDGDARVSLAEAYRHVYHRTLAGSHGSTAAVQHPELSSQLAGEGDLFLTALERSQAQLELPPAVGDSVVLVEERTLQVMAEVEPRPEATVRVALPAGRYRVQVRRGAQVLYGRVYLPWGERQRLQPESLEVRTLALHQRKGALLEGAGWRRQAGLGVSRASTPAGGWGPQAGVFLAREASGGTGPSLVGGLTLGASRASTAALRLDQLELGAWGGVGVAGSLERVWTGAHVGVGVLGVLQRASSLEAERRDSLGLSASRLRTGAGAAVFAALSAELPLGARAGLFARMGGHASLVREDDQLRLQPVPTLLVGCTWGQ, via the coding sequence GTGGCCCTGGCGGTAGCCCTGCTGGCCACGGTGCCCGCGCACGCGGAGAGCCGCTTCTCGCTCAGCGTGGGCCACAACGTCGGCCGGGGCACGGACGAGCCCCTGCGCTGGGCGGAGCGCGACGCGGAGCGCATGGACACGCTCTTCAGCCAGCTCGGGGGTGTGCCAGAGGACCGCCGCATCCTCCTGCGAGGCGAAGACCCGGCCACCGTGCGGCTGGCCCTCGCCCGGGTGCGCGGGCGCATCGAGGAAGCACGGCGCATGGGCGAGCGCACGCTGCTGTTCTTCTTCTACTCGGGCCACGGCGACGAGACCGCGCTGCACCTGGGTGGAGCCCCCCTGCCCCTCGCCGAGCTCCAGCGCCTGCTCGCCGACATCCCCACCACCGTCACCATCGCCGTGCTCGACGCCTGCCACAGCGGCGCCATGGTCCGTGGCCGCTCCAAGGGCATGAAGTCCGCGCCCGCCTTCGACGTGTCCTTCGTGCGCCAGGTGGGCCCCGAGGGCCGGGTCCTCATCACCTCCGCCGGCGCCCACGAAGTCGCCCAGGAGTCCGACAGCCTCCAGGGCTCGTACTTCACGCACCACCTGGTCTCGGGCCTGCGCGGCGCGGCCGACGTGGACGGTGACGCGCGGGTGAGCCTCGCGGAGGCCTACCGCCACGTCTACCACCGCACCCTCGCGGGCTCGCACGGCTCCACCGCGGCGGTGCAGCACCCGGAGCTCTCCAGCCAGCTCGCGGGCGAAGGCGACCTGTTCCTCACCGCGCTGGAGCGCTCTCAAGCCCAGCTGGAGCTGCCACCCGCCGTGGGCGACAGCGTGGTGCTGGTGGAGGAGCGCACCCTGCAGGTCATGGCCGAGGTGGAGCCCCGCCCGGAAGCCACCGTGCGCGTGGCGCTGCCCGCCGGCCGCTACCGCGTCCAGGTCCGGCGCGGTGCCCAGGTCCTCTACGGCCGGGTGTACCTGCCCTGGGGCGAGCGCCAGCGACTCCAGCCCGAGTCGCTCGAGGTGCGCACGCTGGCCCTGCACCAGCGCAAGGGCGCGCTCCTGGAGGGCGCTGGTTGGCGGAGGCAGGCCGGCCTGGGCGTGAGTCGCGCCTCCACGCCGGCGGGAGGCTGGGGCCCCCAGGCCGGAGTGTTTCTCGCACGCGAGGCGTCCGGCGGCACGGGGCCCTCCCTCGTCGGTGGACTCACGCTGGGCGCCAGCCGGGCCTCCACCGCGGCGCTCCGCCTGGACCAGCTGGAGCTCGGTGCCTGGGGCGGCGTAGGTGTGGCGGGCTCGCTCGAGAGGGTCTGGACGGGAGCCCACGTGGGCGTGGGCGTGCTCGGCGTCCTCCAGCGCGCGAGCAGCCTCGAGGCGGAGCGGCGCGACAGCCTGGGCCTGTCCGCCTCGAGGCTGCGCACGGGCGCAGGCGCGGCTGTATTCGCGGCGCTCTCCGCCGAGCTTCCCCTCGGCGCCCGCGCTGGCCTCTTCGCGCGCATGGGCGGCCACGCAAGCCTGGTGCGCGAGGACGACCAGCTCCGCCTGCAACCCGTGCCCACGCTGCTGGTGGGCTGCACCTGGGGCCAGTGA
- a CDS encoding tetratricopeptide repeat protein, with translation MNLSLALATAALLAAEPTNLPAGHPPVPPGTEASPATTPAAPGAGRMPEGHPAVDGAAAAPPGELPPGHPPMSGTGRAPPSAEELLRQLDTTEGLREREKTFEIAASLGRLYYVNGRHSDAATYLQQAEARGKATRELFLAQRKKLGKAAVPSAEAAGCGFSQGMAVDAMTAVAQERAKKGDVPGAAACARAALAPVLDVTVMRANSLFLTGDLAGALAAYAGVLDVDPTHEEALYSRSALLFETKGEDLAALKQAREGFDALVAAHPDSPRAEMAKRLSKTVEETVKAGGRKKLLATRAEDRRIRLSQAAAPGTDAPRPLSQEAIEAVQNTERTPELEQGLAKLVEEGEEHLARGRFQEALANYTRVVPFQPENGRAKAGMAWALVGLGRPMAARVWGVAVQSDPAAVEKLGDTLKTKGDAKGAKALWEKLASDAPDYSNKAGLQAKLTQ, from the coding sequence ATGAACCTGTCCCTCGCCCTGGCCACGGCCGCGCTGCTCGCCGCCGAGCCCACCAACCTGCCCGCCGGCCACCCGCCTGTCCCCCCGGGGACCGAGGCCTCGCCGGCCACCACGCCCGCCGCCCCTGGTGCAGGCCGCATGCCCGAGGGGCACCCCGCGGTGGACGGCGCCGCCGCGGCGCCGCCGGGCGAGCTGCCTCCGGGCCACCCGCCCATGTCGGGCACGGGGCGCGCGCCGCCGTCCGCGGAAGAGCTGCTGCGCCAGCTCGACACCACGGAGGGGCTGCGCGAGCGGGAGAAGACCTTCGAAATCGCCGCGTCGCTGGGCCGGCTCTACTACGTGAATGGCCGCCACTCGGACGCCGCCACCTACCTGCAGCAGGCGGAGGCCCGGGGGAAGGCGACGCGGGAGCTGTTCCTCGCGCAGCGCAAGAAGCTGGGCAAGGCGGCGGTGCCCTCGGCGGAGGCCGCGGGGTGTGGCTTCTCGCAGGGCATGGCGGTGGACGCCATGACGGCGGTGGCGCAGGAGCGCGCGAAGAAGGGTGACGTCCCGGGCGCCGCGGCGTGCGCGCGCGCGGCGCTGGCGCCGGTGCTGGACGTGACGGTGATGCGGGCGAACTCGCTCTTCCTCACGGGCGACCTGGCCGGAGCGCTGGCGGCGTATGCCGGCGTGCTGGACGTAGACCCGACGCACGAGGAGGCCCTCTACTCGCGCTCGGCGCTGCTGTTCGAGACGAAGGGCGAGGACCTGGCGGCGCTGAAGCAGGCGCGCGAGGGCTTCGACGCGCTGGTGGCCGCGCACCCGGACTCGCCCCGGGCGGAGATGGCGAAGCGGCTGAGCAAGACGGTGGAGGAGACGGTGAAGGCGGGCGGGCGCAAGAAGCTGCTCGCCACGCGCGCGGAGGACCGGCGCATCCGCCTGTCGCAGGCGGCGGCCCCGGGCACCGACGCGCCGCGCCCGCTGTCGCAGGAAGCGATTGAGGCGGTGCAGAACACCGAGCGCACGCCGGAGCTGGAGCAGGGCCTGGCGAAGCTGGTGGAGGAGGGCGAGGAGCACCTGGCGCGCGGGCGCTTCCAGGAGGCGCTCGCCAACTACACGCGCGTGGTGCCCTTCCAGCCGGAGAACGGGCGCGCGAAGGCGGGCATGGCGTGGGCGCTGGTGGGCCTGGGCCGTCCCATGGCGGCGCGCGTGTGGGGCGTGGCCGTGCAGTCGGACCCGGCGGCGGTGGAGAAGCTCGGCGACACCCTGAAGACCAAGGGCGACGCCAAGGGCGCGAAGGCGCTCTGGGAGAAGCTCGCCTCCGACGCGCCGGACTACTCGAACAAGGCGGGCCTCCAGGCGAAGCTGACCCAGTAG
- the folK gene encoding 2-amino-4-hydroxy-6-hydroxymethyldihydropteridine diphosphokinase: protein MSATVYVGLGSNEGDRESHLVAALTALSRIDAVAVLSCSSLFDSAPVGPPQPRFLNAVVALECGLPPQRLLCILQQIEKDLGRQREMRWGPRTIDLDILLWEGQVVADPTLQVPHLELHKRRFALEPLAELAPHLKHPVLGITVKELLGKLAPQDVRRSEATWWPEASYSSNDT, encoded by the coding sequence TTGAGCGCCACCGTCTATGTCGGACTGGGTTCCAACGAGGGGGACCGCGAGAGCCACCTCGTCGCCGCCTTGACGGCACTGTCCCGCATCGACGCGGTGGCGGTGCTGAGCTGTTCCTCTCTCTTCGACAGCGCCCCCGTGGGGCCGCCGCAGCCGCGCTTCCTCAACGCCGTCGTGGCGCTGGAGTGCGGCCTGCCCCCCCAGCGGCTGCTGTGCATCCTTCAGCAGATTGAGAAGGACCTGGGCCGCCAGCGCGAAATGCGCTGGGGACCGCGCACCATCGACCTGGACATCCTCCTCTGGGAGGGACAGGTGGTGGCAGACCCCACGCTCCAGGTGCCTCATCTGGAGCTGCACAAGCGCCGCTTCGCGCTCGAGCCCCTGGCCGAGTTGGCCCCGCACCTGAAGCACCCGGTGCTGGGCATCACCGTGAAAGAGCTCCTCGGGAAACTCGCCCCGCAGGATGTCCGCAGGAGCGAGGCCACCTGGTGGCCCGAAGCGAGCTACTCGAGCAACGACACATGA
- a CDS encoding fumarylacetoacetate hydrolase family protein: MTTARYCRFLYEGRAHHGRVEGSEVVVLSAAPWAGAKDTGIRRSLSAVTLLVPSDASKVVCIGQNYRKHAEEMGKPVPPEPLIFTKPSTALNGMGSPIRIPKASQEVHYEAELALLIGERLKNADETTAARAIWGLTCFNDVTARDIQKREVQHTRAKGYDTFACAGPWAVTGLSPADLRIVCRVNGQVRQDSRTSDMIFSPARLVSFISQVMTLLPGDLVSTGTPSGVGKLEAGDTVEVDIEGIGTLVNPVEIEP, from the coding sequence ATGACGACCGCGCGCTACTGCCGCTTCCTGTACGAAGGCCGTGCGCACCATGGCCGCGTCGAGGGCTCCGAGGTGGTGGTGCTCTCCGCCGCGCCCTGGGCCGGAGCGAAGGACACGGGCATCCGCCGCTCGCTGTCCGCGGTGACGCTGCTGGTGCCCTCGGACGCGTCCAAGGTCGTCTGCATCGGGCAGAACTACCGCAAGCACGCGGAGGAGATGGGCAAGCCCGTCCCGCCCGAGCCGCTCATCTTCACCAAGCCCTCCACGGCCCTCAACGGCATGGGCTCGCCCATCCGGATTCCGAAGGCCAGCCAGGAGGTGCACTACGAGGCGGAGCTGGCGCTGCTCATCGGCGAGCGGCTGAAGAACGCCGACGAGACGACGGCCGCGCGCGCCATCTGGGGCCTCACGTGCTTCAACGACGTGACGGCGCGCGACATCCAGAAGCGCGAGGTGCAGCACACCCGCGCCAAGGGCTATGACACCTTCGCCTGCGCGGGGCCCTGGGCGGTGACGGGCCTGTCCCCGGCGGACCTGCGCATCGTCTGCCGGGTGAACGGGCAGGTGCGCCAGGACAGCCGGACGTCGGACATGATCTTCAGTCCCGCCCGCCTGGTGTCCTTCATCTCCCAGGTGATGACGCTCCTGCCTGGTGACCTGGTGAGCACCGGGACGCCGTCGGGAGTGGGGAAGCTGGAGGCGGGGGACACGGTGGAGGTGGACATCGAGGGAATCGGGACCCTGGTCAACCCGGTTGAGATTGAGCCTTGA